A DNA window from Deltaproteobacteria bacterium contains the following coding sequences:
- a CDS encoding N-acetylmuramoyl-L-alanine amidase: MKRLFILLIIVPWLSHPLQSYQGKSRKKTPAKPLHTLTIVIDPGHGGKDSGAIGAGERQEKKVALQIARILRKKLEKKLGAKVVMTRNGDQFVSLGERNRISKRAKADLFISIHANASTRKRPNGLEIYYLNNATDRASQKLAARENEGLTQEEKETEAILSTLIQNESTEESAVLAKEVRKALFVKIRGTRDLGVKTALFYVLVGPGCPSLLIETGFITNPEEGRKLMEHRYQEALAEGILLGLNRYLQEAKKPRSNL, from the coding sequence GTGAAAAGACTTTTTATCCTCCTCATTATTGTCCCTTGGCTCAGCCACCCCCTCCAGTCTTACCAGGGGAAGTCTCGGAAAAAAACTCCGGCAAAACCTCTTCATACCCTCACCATCGTGATCGACCCCGGTCACGGCGGCAAGGATTCCGGGGCGATCGGTGCTGGAGAGCGGCAGGAAAAAAAGGTGGCGCTGCAGATCGCCAGAATTTTAAGGAAGAAGCTGGAAAAGAAGTTAGGGGCCAAGGTGGTGATGACCCGAAACGGGGATCAGTTTGTTTCCCTGGGGGAGCGCAACAGGATCTCCAAGAGGGCCAAGGCGGACCTTTTCATCTCCATTCATGCCAACGCCTCGACCCGCAAGAGGCCCAATGGTCTTGAAATCTATTATCTCAACAACGCCACCGACCGCGCCTCCCAAAAACTGGCGGCCCGTGAAAATGAAGGGCTTACCCAGGAAGAAAAGGAGACAGAGGCGATCCTCTCCACCTTGATTCAGAACGAAAGCACCGAGGAATCGGCAGTGCTTGCCAAAGAGGTCCGAAAGGCGTTATTCGTAAAGATTCGGGGGACCCGGGATCTGGGGGTCAAGACGGCCCTCTTTTATGTGCTGGTGGGACCCGGATGCCCCAGCCTGCTGATTGAGACCGGTTTTATCACAAACCCGGAAGAGGGCCGGAAACTGATGGAACACCGATATCAGGAGGCGCTGGCGGAAGGGATCCTGCTGGGGTTAAACAGGTACCTCCAGGAGGCCAAGAAACCGAGATCCAATCTATGA
- the glnD gene encoding [protein-PII] uridylyltransferase, translating into MSQGGFTQEVQKRIAEENARLLQWHQEKRSDDFLRGRSDFIDSLLLDFFNDLDKKNLPPLSLISLGGYGRRELAVASDIDLLFLYEGRSGAPLKKATEKILYPLWDAGLEVGFATRTITDCRRIAEEDITALTALVDARFLTGEAALFKKLQQDFWKRVRSERGKRDFWEKKSRENQERLAKFGGSVYLLEPNLKEGEGGLRDYQNILWVGKVFEKINSPDDLVAKGWIPASEAGALKEAIRFLTNTRNELHRLSGRKNDQLSLQYQETLAHWWGLEEAEGIIPVERFMQRYYHEAAIIHEWSSRLTRRWAEEPGRLLKLFPLSPETVDGKFKIIQGKLSLADSNLFFKDPVSLLRIFQIFQKEGLEIDDYTQDKIRESVFLMDSIRESPEAGAVFRGILGEPRRLGPTLLLMNELKVLGQYLPEFAKLRFRVQHDVYHVYTVDIHSIFAVAELGKIDEYKETYPVGREALKDVAKKDLLALAILYHDIGKGAGSGHVEKGVPLIREAGRRLGFSAEEIDLLEFLEKSHLIMPHLAFRRDLEDQNMIIQFARSFPSLEALSMLTLLTFCDIKAVGPATMTPWKSALLENLYRKTREVLVKGTFDKEKVSTLVDRVKKESEKLLGRSISVEEQSGFFSAMPSRYLLAAPPAEIIRHLALWKKFKKEELPVLDHRNRAGFSELTIFSWNTPQLFSRICGVTAANSVNILEVQSTVNSQGEALYNFIVEDLPGGPILDDRKWERVLRDLRQVIEGKSSIDRMVQERLRPSLIKPKTARKVPTKIEIDNDISAYYTVIDIYAHDRIGLLYRIISTLTALGLYVDISKISTKVDQASDTFYVKDIFGQKITSQDRLKKIKEDIAKTIAEAS; encoded by the coding sequence ATGAGTCAAGGGGGCTTCACCCAGGAGGTTCAAAAACGGATCGCCGAGGAAAATGCCAGGCTCCTCCAGTGGCATCAGGAAAAACGGTCTGATGATTTCTTGAGGGGGCGTTCAGATTTCATCGATTCCCTCCTTTTAGATTTTTTCAATGACCTGGACAAAAAAAATCTCCCGCCACTCTCTCTAATCAGCCTTGGGGGATATGGGCGCCGTGAACTGGCAGTCGCCTCCGACATCGACCTCCTCTTTCTCTACGAGGGACGTTCAGGGGCCCCTCTCAAGAAAGCCACAGAAAAAATCCTTTATCCCCTCTGGGATGCCGGGTTGGAGGTCGGTTTTGCCACCCGGACGATCACGGACTGTCGCCGGATTGCGGAAGAAGATATCACCGCCCTCACCGCCTTGGTCGATGCCCGCTTCCTGACGGGAGAGGCCGCCCTCTTCAAAAAACTCCAGCAGGATTTTTGGAAAAGGGTGCGGTCCGAAAGGGGAAAGAGGGATTTCTGGGAGAAGAAATCCCGGGAGAATCAGGAACGGCTCGCCAAGTTTGGCGGTTCGGTCTACCTGCTGGAACCGAACCTCAAGGAAGGGGAGGGGGGGTTGCGCGATTACCAAAATATCCTCTGGGTCGGCAAGGTCTTCGAAAAAATAAATTCGCCCGACGATCTGGTCGCCAAAGGTTGGATTCCTGCGTCGGAGGCCGGTGCCCTGAAAGAGGCGATCCGTTTTCTGACGAATACCCGGAATGAATTGCACCGCCTCTCCGGCCGGAAAAATGACCAGTTGAGCCTTCAGTATCAGGAGACACTCGCTCACTGGTGGGGTCTGGAGGAAGCCGAAGGGATTATTCCTGTGGAACGCTTTATGCAACGTTACTACCATGAGGCGGCGATTATTCATGAATGGAGTTCCCGTTTGACCCGCCGGTGGGCCGAGGAACCGGGCCGTCTTTTGAAGCTCTTCCCCTTGTCGCCCGAGACGGTGGATGGCAAATTCAAGATCATTCAGGGAAAACTCTCGCTTGCTGACTCCAACCTTTTCTTCAAAGATCCCGTCTCCCTCCTCCGGATTTTTCAGATTTTCCAGAAGGAGGGGCTGGAGATTGACGACTACACCCAGGACAAGATCCGGGAGTCGGTCTTTCTCATGGACTCGATCCGTGAGTCTCCCGAGGCGGGAGCGGTGTTCAGGGGAATCCTGGGAGAGCCCCGGCGGCTTGGGCCGACGCTTCTCCTCATGAATGAACTCAAGGTTTTGGGTCAGTATCTTCCAGAATTTGCCAAGCTCCGTTTTCGGGTCCAGCACGATGTCTATCATGTCTATACCGTTGACATCCATTCGATCTTTGCCGTTGCGGAACTGGGTAAGATTGATGAATACAAAGAAACCTACCCTGTCGGCAGGGAGGCCTTGAAGGATGTTGCCAAGAAGGACCTGCTCGCCTTGGCGATTCTGTACCATGATATCGGCAAGGGGGCCGGTTCGGGGCATGTGGAAAAAGGGGTCCCCCTGATCCGGGAGGCGGGAAGACGGCTGGGGTTTTCCGCCGAGGAGATTGATCTGCTCGAATTTTTGGAAAAGAGCCACTTGATTATGCCGCATCTCGCCTTTCGGAGGGATCTCGAAGACCAGAACATGATCATCCAGTTTGCCCGTTCATTTCCGAGCCTGGAGGCCCTCTCGATGCTCACCCTTCTGACCTTCTGCGATATCAAGGCGGTCGGTCCGGCCACCATGACCCCCTGGAAGTCGGCTCTTTTGGAGAACCTTTATCGGAAGACCCGTGAGGTCCTGGTCAAGGGAACCTTTGACAAAGAAAAGGTTTCCACACTGGTTGACAGGGTCAAAAAGGAATCTGAAAAACTCCTTGGCCGTTCCATTTCTGTCGAAGAACAATCCGGTTTTTTCAGCGCCATGCCTTCACGATACCTTCTGGCCGCACCACCGGCTGAAATTATCCGTCACCTCGCCCTCTGGAAAAAGTTCAAGAAAGAAGAACTTCCGGTCCTCGATCACAGAAACCGCGCCGGTTTCAGTGAACTAACGATCTTTTCCTGGAATACCCCACAGCTCTTTTCACGAATCTGCGGGGTGACCGCCGCCAACAGCGTTAATATTCTGGAGGTTCAGTCGACGGTGAACAGTCAAGGGGAGGCCCTTTACAACTTCATCGTTGAAGACCTGCCGGGGGGACCGATCCTGGATGATCGCAAATGGGAAAGGGTGCTCCGGGACTTGAGACAGGTCATCGAAGGGAAATCGTCCATCGACCGGATGGTGCAGGAACGTCTGCGGCCAAGTTTGATCAAGCCAAAGACGGCCCGCAAGGTTCCGACCAAGATCGAGATCGATAACGACATCTCCGCCTACTATACCGTCATCGACATTTATGCCCACGACCGGATCGGCCTTCTCTACCGGATCATTTCGACCCTGACAGCGCTCGGGCTCTATGTGGATATTTCCAAAATCTCCACCAAGGTGGACCAGGCCTCCGACACCTTCTATGTCAAGGATATCTTCGGGCAAAAGATCACCAGTCAGGATCGGCTGAAAAAGATCAAGGAAGATATCGCTAAAACCATTGCGGAGGCGTCATGA
- a CDS encoding LPXTG cell wall anchor domain-containing protein yields MKELYFLIGLALLGLGMLVYFRRKESHLLKKKVRDSLSPALKKEIEKEREETLEKKKKFDEVMKKVKG; encoded by the coding sequence ATGAAAGAACTTTATTTTCTTATTGGGCTGGCCCTGCTGGGACTGGGGATGCTTGTTTATTTTCGCCGCAAGGAATCACACCTCCTGAAGAAAAAGGTCCGCGACAGCCTCAGCCCGGCGCTCAAAAAGGAGATTGAAAAGGAAAGGGAAGAGACATTGGAGAAAAAGAAAAAATTTGATGAGGTGATGAAAAAGGTCAAAGGCTGA
- a CDS encoding endonuclease domain-containing protein, which produces MKKTLKTLNQCAKDLRKRSTDTEKFLWKYLRSKRLENFRFRRQAPIGPYIVDFVCLEKRIVIECDGGQHAFQARKDKGRDDWLEKEGYKVLRFWDREVLQNTEGVLETILREISGSPAP; this is translated from the coding sequence ATGAAGAAGACTTTGAAAACACTTAATCAATGCGCAAAAGACTTAAGAAAAAGGTCAACGGACACAGAAAAATTTCTGTGGAAATATCTTAGGAGTAAACGCTTAGAGAATTTTAGATTCAGAAGGCAGGCCCCCATAGGTCCATATATTGTTGATTTTGTTTGTTTGGAAAAAAGGATAGTCATTGAATGTGATGGCGGTCAGCATGCCTTTCAGGCTAGAAAAGATAAGGGGAGGGACGATTGGTTGGAAAAGGAGGGTTATAAAGTATTAAGATTTTGGGACCGTGAAGTTCTTCAAAATACTGAAGGAGTTCTAGAAACTATCCTCAGGGAGATATCGGGATCACCCGCCCCTTAA
- the miaB gene encoding tRNA (N6-isopentenyl adenosine(37)-C2)-methylthiotransferase MiaB — MTNPKTVYIKTFGCQMNENDTETMYALLAGKGYRPIDDPKKADLVLVNSCSIREKSYQKALSELGRFKKIGKKELKIGLTGCVASQEGAKLLKRFPHLNLVLGTDHLNSLPEAVELLSSRPQLTRSEPVAEEDYLFPAFFQESGVKSSVTIMKGCDNACSFCIVPFVRGKEISRPPDEILAEIKKKEEGGVRELLLLGQNVNSYGKKLRPKTTFVELLRRIDEETGIARLRYTSPHPKDLSDELIEEQGRNPKLCRHIHLPVQSGSNSVLKRMRRSYTREIYRRKVDKLRARVPDIAISTDLIVGFPGETERDFEETLSLVREVGFHSSYSFVYSPRPQTEAFSLRDDLPQTVKEERLKILQGLQEEVGLGRNRELVGRREEVLVEGASLRGNHLTGRTTWNHIVNFDGDPLQIGAILEVRITEAFAYSLAGEVIDG; from the coding sequence ATTACAAATCCTAAAACTGTTTACATCAAAACATTCGGCTGTCAGATGAACGAAAACGACACCGAAACGATGTACGCCCTGCTTGCCGGCAAGGGGTATCGTCCCATCGACGATCCGAAAAAGGCGGATCTGGTGCTCGTCAACAGCTGTAGCATCCGTGAAAAATCGTACCAAAAGGCGCTCTCCGAACTCGGCCGTTTCAAGAAGATTGGGAAGAAAGAGTTAAAGATCGGCCTGACCGGTTGTGTGGCCTCGCAGGAGGGGGCAAAACTCCTGAAGCGGTTTCCCCACCTCAACCTTGTCCTGGGGACCGATCACCTGAATTCCCTGCCGGAGGCGGTGGAGTTGTTGTCGTCTCGTCCCCAGCTCACCCGTTCCGAACCGGTCGCCGAAGAAGATTATCTTTTTCCTGCTTTTTTTCAAGAGTCGGGAGTGAAGTCGTCGGTAACGATCATGAAAGGGTGTGACAATGCCTGCTCTTTCTGCATCGTTCCGTTTGTCCGGGGAAAAGAGATATCCCGCCCGCCGGACGAGATCCTGGCCGAGATCAAAAAGAAGGAGGAGGGCGGGGTACGGGAACTCCTCCTTTTGGGACAGAACGTCAATTCCTACGGTAAAAAACTAAGGCCGAAGACCACCTTTGTCGAACTCCTGCGCCGCATTGACGAAGAAACAGGGATCGCCCGTCTCCGTTACACCTCGCCTCACCCGAAGGATCTTTCCGACGAACTGATCGAAGAACAGGGGCGAAACCCGAAACTTTGCCGGCATATTCACCTCCCCGTGCAATCCGGCTCGAACTCTGTCCTGAAGAGGATGCGCCGTTCCTATACACGGGAGATTTATCGGCGCAAGGTCGATAAACTCAGGGCCAGGGTCCCGGATATCGCCATCTCCACAGACCTCATTGTCGGCTTTCCCGGTGAGACGGAGAGGGACTTTGAGGAAACCCTCTCGCTGGTTCGGGAGGTCGGTTTTCACAGCAGTTATTCCTTTGTCTATTCCCCCCGCCCGCAGACGGAGGCGTTCAGCCTGAGGGATGATCTCCCTCAAACCGTCAAGGAGGAGAGGCTGAAGATCCTCCAGGGGCTTCAGGAGGAGGTGGGGCTTGGAAGGAACCGTGAACTGGTCGGACGAAGGGAAGAGGTCCTGGTGGAGGGGGCCTCCCTCCGGGGAAATCATCTGACAGGCCGAACCACCTGGAATCATATCGTTAATTTCGATGGTGATCCCCTCCAGATTGGTGCTATACTGGAGGTAAGGATTACTGAGGCCTTTGCCTATTCACTCGCTGGGGAGGTCATCGATGGCTGA
- a CDS encoding bifunctional nuclease family protein, protein MAESKKTVAVPELVEMKVTGLTIDPFTNMPIIILKDLEEKSALPIWIGLIEASAIATELEKIQLSRPMTHDLIKNLLGALGVTVNKVEVNDLSDNTFYARITLTHAGKELTLDSRPSDAIAIALRTKAPIFVDKKVMEKSRKIDVTKEGKGGEEKMKKEKWNEILENLSLEDFGKYKM, encoded by the coding sequence ATGGCTGAATCCAAGAAGACGGTTGCGGTCCCTGAATTGGTGGAGATGAAGGTGACCGGGCTCACCATTGATCCATTTACCAATATGCCGATCATCATCCTCAAAGACCTGGAGGAAAAGAGCGCCCTGCCGATTTGGATCGGTCTGATCGAGGCCTCCGCCATCGCGACGGAGCTGGAAAAGATCCAGCTCTCCCGCCCGATGACCCATGATCTGATCAAAAATCTCTTAGGGGCTCTTGGGGTCACCGTAAACAAGGTGGAGGTGAACGACCTGTCGGATAATACTTTTTATGCCCGTATTACCCTGACCCATGCCGGGAAGGAATTGACCCTCGATTCCCGTCCATCGGATGCGATTGCGATCGCCCTCCGGACCAAGGCTCCGATTTTTGTCGACAAGAAGGTGATGGAAAAGTCCCGCAAGATTGATGTCACTAAGGAAGGAAAGGGGGGGGAGGAAAAGATGAAGAAGGAAAAATGGAACGAGATTCTTGAAAACCTCTCTCTAGAAGATTTTGGCAAATACAAAATGTGA
- the vanZ gene encoding VanZ family protein translates to MANTKCDRPLERSVILSKAKDPIVIRIIRYWLPLIAYAGLIFYLSSLPRLSIPQWFPHIDKAAHFLEYGGLGFLCVRVVRFRFREIRKVEILGALLGLAYGATDEIHQFFVPGRESSLTDLLVDGIGAAVGAVFYFYLRGKIFRGKEPAV, encoded by the coding sequence TTGGCAAATACAAAATGTGACCGGCCGCTTGAGCGATCGGTCATCCTGAGCAAAGCGAAGGATCCCATCGTCATCCGTATCATTCGTTATTGGCTCCCGTTGATTGCGTACGCCGGGCTGATTTTTTATCTCTCCTCGCTTCCCCGTTTGTCGATTCCCCAGTGGTTTCCCCATATTGATAAGGCGGCTCATTTTCTGGAATATGGCGGTCTTGGTTTTCTTTGCGTCCGTGTTGTCCGTTTCCGTTTCCGGGAGATTCGAAAAGTTGAGATTCTCGGGGCGTTATTGGGATTGGCCTATGGGGCGACTGATGAGATCCACCAGTTCTTCGTTCCGGGGCGCGAATCCTCATTGACGGATCTGCTGGTGGACGGTATAGGGGCGGCTGTCGGGGCGGTTTTTTATTTCTACTTGAGGGGAAAAATCTTCCGTGGGAAAGAGCCTGCCGTTTGA
- a CDS encoding gamma carbonic anhydrase family protein, which produces MPFEGKQPSLAPSVFLAKGAIVIGDVTIGEDSSVWYNSVVRGDIHSIRIGKRTNIQDLSVVHVESGLFSTTLADEVTVGHGVILHGCQIHRLALIGMGAVIMNGVVIGEQAVVGAGSLVTEGTVVPPRTLVLGSPARVKRDLTKEELALLPVSAEHYVQYSRRHQKIPRGD; this is translated from the coding sequence CTGCCGTTTGAGGGAAAACAACCGTCGCTCGCCCCTTCCGTATTTCTGGCAAAAGGGGCGATCGTCATTGGGGATGTCACCATCGGGGAAGATTCCTCCGTTTGGTACAACAGTGTTGTCCGGGGAGATATTCATTCGATCCGGATCGGCAAACGAACCAACATCCAGGACCTTTCCGTTGTTCATGTGGAATCGGGTCTTTTCTCGACAACCCTTGCGGATGAAGTGACCGTCGGTCACGGGGTGATCCTTCATGGTTGTCAGATTCACCGGCTGGCGCTGATCGGGATGGGGGCCGTTATCATGAATGGAGTGGTCATCGGGGAGCAGGCGGTTGTGGGGGCCGGATCGCTGGTGACCGAGGGGACCGTCGTCCCGCCGCGAACCCTCGTCTTGGGAAGCCCCGCCAGGGTCAAAAGGGATTTAACCAAGGAGGAGCTGGCGCTCCTGCCAGTTTCGGCAGAACATTATGTCCAGTACTCCAGACGTCATCAAAAAATTCCGCGAGGCGATTAG
- the tilS gene encoding tRNA lysidine(34) synthetase TilS produces the protein MSSTPDVIKKFREAIRAFSLLTRGDKVLIALSGGPDSVVLTHLLGLVRRELGLSLSAIHINHALRGEESEREAVWVRGFCQKLGIPLTLKKLFWPAGKRSNLQEKAREKRYRAFLEVAEKEGAHKVATAHHADDQMETVLMRFLQGAGIEGLSGIPVKRTLGQVTLIRPLIFLTKKEILTYARQNKLKYKTDSSNLKDKYWRNSLRLVVIPKLLKVNPTLSNNITRMTLSLRRDSDLLNEVAGETYDRLAQKGDRSVGFVLDPFMTLPPAIQIRLFKKGLEEIGPGIRGLSHHLERMLDLAANKNQKASYALPGGRYFEKEDGFLRIFAATKNGRAAAILMNPDEVESWRETLAVRQDHALMREIRRGLKGLARAKKTTTLNGLF, from the coding sequence ATGTCCAGTACTCCAGACGTCATCAAAAAATTCCGCGAGGCGATTAGGGCCTTTTCGCTTTTAACCCGAGGGGACAAGGTGTTGATTGCCCTCTCCGGAGGGCCCGATTCCGTTGTTCTCACCCATCTCCTCGGACTGGTCCGCAGGGAGCTGGGTTTAAGTCTTTCGGCAATCCATATCAATCATGCCCTGAGGGGAGAGGAATCGGAACGGGAGGCGGTTTGGGTTAGAGGGTTTTGTCAAAAGTTGGGGATTCCTCTGACCCTCAAAAAATTGTTCTGGCCCGCCGGCAAGAGGTCAAACTTGCAGGAAAAGGCCCGTGAGAAAAGGTACCGGGCCTTTCTTGAGGTGGCGGAAAAGGAGGGGGCTCATAAGGTGGCAACGGCCCACCATGCCGATGACCAGATGGAAACTGTCCTGATGCGATTCTTACAGGGGGCGGGGATTGAAGGGTTGTCGGGGATTCCTGTAAAACGAACGCTTGGACAGGTCACTCTTATCCGCCCCCTCATCTTTCTCACCAAAAAAGAGATCCTCACCTACGCCCGACAAAATAAACTGAAATATAAAACTGATTCCTCCAATCTCAAGGACAAATACTGGCGCAACAGCCTTCGGCTGGTTGTTATTCCTAAACTCCTTAAGGTGAACCCGACGCTCAGCAATAACATCACCCGGATGACTCTTTCTCTCCGAAGGGACAGCGATTTATTAAACGAGGTTGCGGGTGAAACCTATGACCGTCTGGCTCAAAAAGGGGATCGGTCCGTTGGTTTTGTCCTGGACCCATTCATGACTCTTCCTCCGGCAATCCAGATCCGGCTTTTCAAGAAGGGGCTGGAAGAAATCGGTCCCGGCATCCGGGGACTTTCGCACCATTTGGAGAGGATGCTCGATCTGGCCGCCAATAAAAATCAAAAGGCCTCCTATGCCCTTCCGGGAGGCCGCTACTTTGAAAAAGAAGATGGATTTTTGAGAATTTTTGCCGCTACAAAGAATGGCCGGGCGGCCGCCATCCTGATGAACCCTGACGAGGTCGAAAGCTGGCGGGAAACTCTGGCCGTGCGGCAGGATCATGCGTTAATGAGAGAGATCCGAAGGGGACTCAAAGGGCTGGCTCGGGCAAAGAAAACTACTACCTTGAATGGGTTATTTTGA
- a CDS encoding ATP-dependent metallopeptidase FtsH/Yme1/Tma family protein gives MKQSQKTIALWAVIILLSVSILHFLNTRKTLRKEISFSEFISSVQQGKIEKVAIQDDEYTGKFKEHFEGGGYFETVGPAQSEKAFEILNRSGVQIEFRKRQETPIWQQILISWLPMILLFLFFFFSMRQIQVGGGRALSFGRSKARLLNESQKKITFKDVAGVEEAKYELEEIIAFLKEPKKFTKLGGRIPKGVLLVGPPGTGKTLLAKAVAGEASAPFFSISGSDFVEMFVGVGASRVRDLFEQGKKNAPCIIFIDEIDAVGRHRGAGLGGGHDEREQTLNQLLVEMDGFESSEGVIIMAATNRPDVLDPALLRAGRFDRRVVVPRPDLKGREEILKVHTRKTVLATDVDLSVIARGSPGFAGADLENLVNEAALNAARYDKKQIEMSDFELAKDKVLMGAERKSMILSEEEKRTIAYHESGHTLVARLLPGTDPVHKVTIIPRGMALGLTQQLPIDERHLHSKEYAENMISVLMGGRSAEELIFNVQTTGAGDDIDKATELARKMVCEWGMSELGPLSFGRKEGEIFLGRDFMQQQEYSEQTAISIDQEVSKIIARNYERAKKLLKENSDTLKNIAKYLLEYESLDGDQIDRIIRGEKLDPPRKPNPPAAAAETVKSVEEKVEIPSGVLPVPGKA, from the coding sequence ATGAAACAGTCCCAAAAAACCATCGCTCTTTGGGCCGTTATTATCCTACTCTCGGTCTCTATCCTGCATTTCTTGAATACCCGCAAGACCTTGAGAAAAGAGATCAGTTTCAGCGAATTTATCAGTTCCGTCCAACAGGGAAAGATCGAAAAAGTCGCCATTCAGGATGATGAATATACCGGAAAGTTCAAGGAACACTTTGAGGGAGGAGGCTATTTTGAAACGGTTGGTCCGGCCCAGAGTGAAAAGGCGTTTGAGATCCTGAACCGGTCCGGGGTTCAAATCGAGTTTCGCAAGAGGCAGGAGACACCGATCTGGCAACAGATCCTGATTTCCTGGCTTCCGATGATCCTGCTTTTTCTCTTTTTCTTCTTTTCCATGCGGCAGATCCAGGTCGGCGGGGGGAGGGCGCTCAGTTTTGGCCGGAGCAAGGCCCGTTTGTTAAATGAGAGTCAAAAGAAAATAACCTTCAAGGATGTGGCTGGTGTGGAAGAAGCCAAGTATGAATTGGAAGAAATTATCGCCTTCCTGAAGGAACCAAAAAAGTTTACCAAACTGGGGGGGCGGATCCCGAAGGGGGTCTTGCTTGTCGGTCCTCCGGGGACCGGGAAAACCCTGCTGGCCAAGGCGGTTGCCGGCGAGGCCTCCGCTCCATTCTTTTCTATCTCCGGTTCTGACTTTGTCGAAATGTTTGTCGGGGTCGGCGCCTCCCGTGTCCGGGACCTCTTTGAACAGGGGAAAAAGAACGCCCCCTGCATTATCTTTATCGATGAAATAGACGCCGTTGGCCGCCACCGTGGCGCCGGTCTTGGCGGTGGGCATGACGAGCGGGAACAGACCTTGAACCAGCTTCTCGTGGAGATGGACGGTTTTGAATCCAGTGAAGGGGTCATCATCATGGCGGCAACTAACCGTCCGGATGTCCTGGACCCGGCCCTCCTCAGGGCAGGACGTTTTGACCGTCGCGTGGTTGTCCCGCGTCCGGACCTGAAAGGGAGGGAAGAGATCCTTAAAGTTCATACGCGGAAAACTGTCCTGGCCACAGATGTTGATCTTTCGGTCATTGCCAGAGGCTCACCCGGCTTTGCGGGGGCCGATCTGGAAAACCTGGTGAATGAGGCGGCCCTGAATGCGGCCCGTTATGACAAGAAACAGATCGAGATGAGCGATTTCGAACTGGCCAAAGACAAGGTCCTGATGGGGGCGGAGAGAAAGAGCATGATCCTCTCCGAAGAAGAGAAGAGGACAATCGCCTACCACGAATCAGGCCACACCCTTGTCGCGAGACTGCTTCCCGGAACCGATCCGGTTCACAAGGTTACCATCATCCCCAGAGGGATGGCGTTGGGGCTCACGCAACAGCTCCCGATTGATGAGCGTCATCTGCACTCCAAGGAGTATGCCGAAAACATGATTTCGGTCCTGATGGGGGGGCGGTCGGCCGAGGAGTTAATCTTTAACGTCCAGACGACAGGCGCCGGGGATGATATTGACAAGGCGACCGAACTCGCCCGCAAGATGGTTTGTGAATGGGGGATGAGCGAACTGGGCCCCTTGAGTTTTGGCCGAAAGGAAGGGGAGATTTTTCTGGGCCGCGATTTCATGCAACAGCAGGAGTACAGCGAACAGACAGCCATTTCAATCGATCAGGAAGTCAGCAAGATTATCGCCAGAAATTACGAAAGGGCCAAAAAGCTCCTGAAAGAGAATAGCGATACCCTTAAAAATATTGCCAAGTACCTCCTGGAATACGAATCACTGGATGGGGACCAGATTGACCGGATCATCCGTGGTGAGAAGCTGGATCCGCCGCGCAAACCAAACCCACCAGCGGCCGCCGCTGAAACGGTTAAATCAGTAGAAGAGAAGGTTGAGATCCCCTCAGGGGTTCTTCCTGTCCCAGGAAAGGCTTAA